The genomic DNA GAAAAAACAGAAAAGTTAGGAATCCCTGCAATAACGGTTGGACAACTCACCGGTATTTTAACAAAGGACCTAAAAGTAATAGCAATTGCGGGAACTCACGGCAAGTCCACTACTACGGCACTTGCAACTTGGCTACTGTGGCAACTTGACCAGGAACCAAACTACGTAATTGGCGGTAAAGGCGATGTAATTCTTGATGTAAACAAAAATTGGAACGTTAACCCTGAAAGTAAATATTTCATAGTTGAAGCGTGTGAATACAAGCGGCAATTTTTGGACAGGGCCCCTAGCCCATTTATCTCCGTGATCACTCATATTGACCTTGATCATACTGACTATTACAAAGATCAGTCCGATTATAACGATGCTTTTGTGGAATTTTTGGGAAATACCAAAGATACAGTAATAATTGACAAGGATGGGAAAAATGAATCGCAGGTAGTTAAAACTCTATTGGAATCAGAAATCTCGGCAGAAATTATTGATGTAAACGAAAACTCTAAGATAGCCCACAAAATATCAACAAACCTAATTGGCGAATTTAACAAGCAAAACATCCTAAGAGCATATACTTTAGGAAAAGCTCTTAACTTCCCGCATAAACAAATTGCAAAAGCAATATCATCTTTTCCTGGAATAGCAGGTAGACTTGAATGGGTCGGTACAGTTAACGGATCACCGATTTACAAGGACTATGCACATAATCCGCAAAAGGTAGAATCCTGCATTACTGCGGTAAAAGCAGAATTTCCCGACAAAAAACTTGTGTTTGTTTTTCAACCTCATAGCCACGAGCGAACCTACACATTTAAAAAGGAATTTGCTGTGGCGCTAAGCAAGGCCGATACAGTACTTTTACCCAATATTTACTCTCCTACCCGTGAAACAGTTGAACAAAGAAACCTTATATCTGCAGATGATTTTGCAAGATTTGTGAACAGCACGTTAGAAACTGATAAAATTTTGTATACAAAGACACTTGAGAAAACGGCGGCAGCTATACAAAAAGAAGCAGAAATCACTGACTGTGCAATTGTTTTGGCAAGCGCAGGCGACCTTTACAAGATAATTCCATTGCTAAGATTAAATAAAACCTCTCATGACTAAAATTCCTTACTCTAACCTTGGAAAAATAGTATGCGTTGGAATCGGTGGCGGCGGGCTTTTTTATATTGCACAGTTTCTACACTTGAACGGAAATACGCTTAAAGGTTTTGACATTGCAAAAAGTGACAATACTAAAGCACTTGAAAAACTGGGAATTTCAATTGAATACAAAAACCCAACTGCAGCAGACTTAAAACCGGCAGATACAGTTGTATACTCAAAAGCCGTGCCAAACGACCTTCTAAAGCTAATTTCCAGCTCAGGCAAAACCCTTTTAGAGGTCGGTGAGTTTTTTGACCAAGTGACACTTGATTACGAAGCCGGAAACCTTACTAAGTCCGAGAAAGAAAACTTTATTAAAGCCGATATCGCCCCACTTTATCAGATCGATTGCTCAAAAATGAAGTACGTTGGAATAACAGGTACCGATGGCAAAACCACGACTAGCACAATGATTTATCATATTCTCAAGGAGGCTGGACATAAGCCCGGACTTATTTCAACTGTTTCTGCTCACATAGGCAACTTAGAAGTTGACACTGGTTTTCACGTTACCACCCCACCTCAGCAGGACATTTATAAATTCCTAAAGAAAATGGAAGCAGAAGGCTGTACTCATGCAATACTTGAATGTACTTCACATGGACTTGCTATGGGCCGGCTTGCGGGGCTTAATTTTGACGTAGTTGCTTATACAAATATTACAAGCGAACACCTAGACTATCATGGAACCTGGGATAACTTATTTACCGCAAAGGCAAGGCTTATCACACGGCATCTTAAAAAAGACGGCAAAGTGGTTATAAATAAAGACGATACAAAGTCATATAAGAAATTTTTAGAAATCGTTACTAATCCTACTATCTATAGCAAGGAATCGGAAGCTACTATATTTGCAGCAGATATTCTGGCGACTCAATCAGACATTTCTTATGTGCTTAATCGCAAGGATGATTCAGCTAAAACCAAAATTCAAATTAATCTGCTTGGGGAATACAATGTAAGTAATAGCTTGGCTGCTCTGGGAGTTACTAATTCGTTAGGAGTTGCCGATAAAATGGCCGCGAAAGCACTTGAAAACTTTGTAACAGTAGCCGGCAGAATGCAGGTTTTAAAGAAATCCCCTTTCATGGTGATTGTTGACTTTGCGCATACTCCAAACGGGCTTTTAAACTCACTTACTGCAGCAAAAGCAATGATTAAAAAGGGCTCAGGCGGTCTGCTAATATCGGTATTTGGCTGTGCAGGCAAGCGTGACCCCAGAAAGCGTTATCCTATGGGTAAAATCTCGGGTGAACTCGCAGATATTACGATTATAACCGCAGAAGACCCAAGAACAGAGAGTTTAAAAACAATTAACGACGAAATAGAAAGTGGCTGGAACAATGGAATAGAAAACAGAGCAAAAAACCAAGGCAAGCCCCAGCTTTTAAGATTTGACGATGAAACTAAAAATGTAAAAGTCCGACAGAATGCAATTAAAAAAGCACTGGAAATTGCAAAACCCGAAGATGTTATGATTATCTGCGGAAAAGCCCACGAGCAAAGCCTTTGTTTTGGGAATACAGAGTATCCTTGGAATGATATTGTTGAAACAATGAAATTAATTTAGAGAGTGTCATTATGAATTTGCTAGTTAAAGAACTAAAAACTGACTTTTCTTCTTGGATATTCCAAAACATTGATCTTGAAACAACAATTTCCCAAATAAGCACAGATACAAGAACAATAAAGCCTGGAGAGTTTTTTATTCCAATTAAAGGAGAAAACTTCGACGGTCATAATTTTATAGCGGATGCAATATCAAAAGGGGCTGTAGGCGCAATGTGCAAGGCTGATCATCCTATCATTCAAAAACTTGAAAAGAAAACCCCATTACTTATTGTTCCATCAATAGAAGAGGGTCTTAAAGGGATCGCAAACACACTTCGGAAGAAAATTAAAGCCCAAATTATAGGAATAACTGGGAGTACAGGTAAAACCACAACACGGGAACTTTTGTTATCAGTCCTTTCACAGAGTCATAAAGTGCTTGGATCTACAGGAGGTATAAATACTACTTGGGGAAATATTAGATATCTATTTGATTATACAGATGAGGATTTTATTGTTCTCGAAATTGCAATGGATCGAATGGGTGAAATAAAATGGCAGTGCGAAGCTATGCTTCCCGACATTGTCACAATTTTAAACATTGGTGAAGTTCATGCTGGACCACTTGGAGGTGTTGAGAATGTAATAAAAGCAAAAAAGGAAATGGCCGATTATTCAGTTACTTATCAGAAGCCTATTGTACTAAATATTGACGACGAGAAGATCTCAAGCTTCACAGATTCTGTGAACACCAAAGTTATTTCTGTCGCCACTCAAAAGTCCGCTGATTATACTGGAAAAGAAATTAGCCTTACTGAATCCGGAACAAAGTTTATCATCTATACACAAAACCAAACATTTCCCGTTACATTAAAAATATTTGGCGAAGGCTATGTATATAACGCATTAACTGTTGCCGCAATTTGTAGAGAACTTAAGTTATCTTGGGAAGAGATACAAGCTGGACTTGAGAGGTTTAGTGGATTTGAAAATAGGTTCCAGATAATAAACCCCACCCCATATATCACAATTGTCAACGATGCATATAATGCAAATCCTCAATCGATGAATATGAGTATAGCCACTTTTGTTGAATTATTTGGTACAAAGTCTGGACAAAAAATCGCCTTCTTGGGGCAAATGAGCGAACTTGGAGAACGTGCAGAATCCACCCACAAAGAACTCGGAGAACTCGTGAAGACATCTAGATTCGATAAGATTTTTTACATTGGAGACTATTTCGAACACTTTGACGTTGGAAAAAAGTTAGAAACGATCGAAACTGCAAAGAGTGAATATCAAAAGATAATCGAAGCCGCATCAAAAGATAATCCTGTATATATTTTAGTCAAAGGAAGTCACAGCACTGGTCTATACACTCTTACTACAGGCTAATCTCCAATTATCCCAATTTCGGGCTCCAGCCCCACACCAAACCTATCCTTAACCTGCTCGGAAACAAGTTCCATAAGCCTTAATACATCATCGGAAGTGGCATTGCCCGAATAATTAACAATAAAATTTGCATGTTTTTCCGAAACCATTGCACCACCAACGGAAAGCCCCTTTAGCCCAGCCTTGTCAATAAGCACACCGGCAGGAACAACAGGCATTGGCTCAGTCTTTATAAAGTCTTTTAGCTCAGATTGACAGGTGGCATCAAGCCGTTCCCACGGCACATTTTTAAAAACACTACCACAACTTGGATATTCCAAAGGTTGCTTTTCTCTACGAGCTTTCTGAATTTCAAGCGACTTTCCCATTACTTCCTCGAGTTCTGCCACCTTTAGCAAGAACGTAGCTTCTGCAATAAAGACCTTTTCCGCGTTACCTTTAAATCCACTACCTCTATATTCAAACTTACACTCCTTGTTTGAATAAATTGTCTGGTTTCCGCTTGGAATATTTACTCCTATAATAGATTTAACTATATCTTTTATTTCACTACCAAAGCACCCAGAGTTACCAACAACAGCTCCACCTACAGTCCCCGGTAACCCTACAGCCCACTCGAGCCCGGAAAGTCCGGCTTTTGAACACGAAAGGGACAACTTTGAAATACTTACTCCCGAACCAACTGTTACTTCTGCTCCATTAATCTCAATCCGCTTAAGTTTATTTAGAATAACAAGCCCCGAAAACCCTTTATCCGAAAACAAAACATTAGATCCACCGCCTAATATAAACACCTTTTCCAAGGGAATATTTTCTTTTTCACAAATTCTTTTCCACTCAGAAAGAACTTGGGCAAGCTCGTCAACAGTGGTTACTTCCGAAAAGTACTTGGCAGCACCTCCAATTTTGTAATATGTATAGGGTTTTATAGGAACATTTCGAGAAATCATGACTCCTCCCATTCAACCTTTCCACCTAAACTATTAAGTTTTTCCACAAAGTTTGGATGCGCACGCTTTATAACATCGGCATTTTTAATAACGGTTTCACCTTCTATTGTTGCAGCAACCATGTAAAGTGCAACAGTGGCACGAATAATGTCGGGCGCATTAATTACCGCAGGATGAAGCTTTTTGCCACCCCAGATAATTGCCCGATGTGGATCACATAAAACAACCTGAGCACCAAGCTTTTGGAGTTCAGGCAACCACATAAACGATCCCTCGTAGACTTTATTCCAAAACATCATTTGACCCTTTGCTTTTGTTGCAAGTGCCATCATAAGATGTAAAAGATCAGCAGGGAAATATGGCCACGGGGCCGCCTCTATTTTTGTAAGCATGTTTTCTGTATACCCTTGCTCAATTACTAACTTTTGGTTTGGTGCAACATGTGCTGTGTTCCCTTCATAATCAATGTCTATTCCAAGTTTTTTGAATGCACGTTGAATTAACATAAAATGCTTCGGCACGGCATCAGTTACCCATACTTCACCACCCGTCATAGCTCCAAGTGCAAGAAATGTTGTGATTTCATGATGGTCTGAACCAATTGTGTACTCGGTTCCAGATAGCTTTTCTACTCCCTCTACAACTAGTTTAGAAGATCCAATCCCGGAAATTTTAGCGCCCATCTGAGTTAAAAATACGCAAAGCTCCTGAACATGAGGTTCACTCGCTGCATTCATAAGCATAGATTCATTCTTTGCCAAGGAAGCAGCCATTAAAAATGTTTCTGTTGCGGTAACCGCCATATAATCAAACCAATACGAACCACCTGGGAATCTTCCATCGATTTTAATATCGAATTCACCCCATTCCACATTAACATCGGCACCAAGTGCTTTCATGACCTCAAAATGTGGATCCAACTCACGGATTCCAAGCGAACACCCACCAATTGTAGATGGCAACTTAACATTTTTAAGCCGCTGCACCATAGGGGCTAACAAAAGTACCGAGCCACGCAGACCCATAGGCAGTGCATCGGCTCCATTTGATCCTACAGCTCTATTATTTATGGTCATATCGCCTTTTTGTATGTCCCACTCTATTTTGGATCCAAGCGCACGCATGCTCTCAACAATTTTATGCATATCGATAATGTCGGGAACGTTGTGAAGAATTACATCTTCATCTGTTAAAAGTGATGCACAGATTATTGGCAAGGCCGCGTTTTTATTACCCGCAGGGGTTATTTTACCGGAGAGTTTATTACCACCCGAAACGATAAGATCGGCCATCGTTAATTGTCTTAATTTATGGTTGCATAATTTATTATATCAAAATATCTGTATCGAAATATCAGGGGTGCGGGTTTAAACCGACCCTTACTTAATAATTAATTCATCCATTCCAACAACAAGCTCTTTTACAACCCCCTTTAGAGTTATCTGACCCAATGGAAACCTTATTCTTTCACCGTTTTCATTAGTCAACATAAACACATCACCCGAATTAGTAACAAGGCAGTTGCCCGAAACAGAGCCGCAAGCGCAAAGATATATCTCCCCTGAAAATTCCTCTCCACTGCCATCTATCTGCTCATAAAAGTCGGCACTTAGAAACTCGTCATTTCGGTTAAAATCGATCTTAATCATTGAGCCGGCAGCAACCGTAAACACAATCAAAAGGCTTATCATTGCTTTCCAGAACAGGCTTTCTCTTGCCTTAACTCCCGCTACCAAAGGAACGTAACCCTCTCTCGGATATTTAAAAAGTCCTTGTGTAAACACATAAAACACAAAAAGCTCAAAGGCAAATGGAATGTACCCCAAATACCCAAGTAGCGGCATTTCAAAAATCTTTAAGAATCCAACATATGGAACTTCATACACCCACTTAGGATCGGCTCTAAAATTCCACATTTCCCAGAAAAATCCACACACAAGCATTGATAATCCCAAGTAAAACGCTCTTGTCCAATCGGCTTTCATTGCATCCTTTGTTAGGCTGTCGCGTCCCATCCAGAAGTTTATAGGGTCAAGAATAAAAAATCCTATCATCCACAAAAACGGAAAAAAGTAGTTTGGCCAAATTGATACAAGTGCAACTGCAACAATACCTACTACAAAAAATGTGGTTGGTGTTTCCTTTGACAACTTTATCCACTTTATTTTCTTCCCCAAGACATTAAATGACTTTAACAATCCACTTATCTCAAAGGCCGCAGGAATTAGCGTAGAAAAAAAGAGCGACCCGAGAAGCTTCGACTCCCAAACCGAGAGTGGTTTGGAACTTAAGTAATACCAGTTTTTTGTTGACGGAACCATAATTTCAAATATCCACCAGAATAGCGCTGATAGTAAAAATAAAAAGAAAAATGATCTTATATTTTTTGACATCAAAGATTCTCCGCTCTTTGCGTAGTTAAGCCCATCAAGGATA from Candidatus Dojkabacteria bacterium includes the following:
- a CDS encoding UDP-N-acetylmuramoyl-L-alanyl-D-glutamate--2,6-diaminopimelate ligase, translating into MTKIPYSNLGKIVCVGIGGGGLFYIAQFLHLNGNTLKGFDIAKSDNTKALEKLGISIEYKNPTAADLKPADTVVYSKAVPNDLLKLISSSGKTLLEVGEFFDQVTLDYEAGNLTKSEKENFIKADIAPLYQIDCSKMKYVGITGTDGKTTTSTMIYHILKEAGHKPGLISTVSAHIGNLEVDTGFHVTTPPQQDIYKFLKKMEAEGCTHAILECTSHGLAMGRLAGLNFDVVAYTNITSEHLDYHGTWDNLFTAKARLITRHLKKDGKVVINKDDTKSYKKFLEIVTNPTIYSKESEATIFAADILATQSDISYVLNRKDDSAKTKIQINLLGEYNVSNSLAALGVTNSLGVADKMAAKALENFVTVAGRMQVLKKSPFMVIVDFAHTPNGLLNSLTAAKAMIKKGSGGLLISVFGCAGKRDPRKRYPMGKISGELADITIITAEDPRTESLKTINDEIESGWNNGIENRAKNQGKPQLLRFDDETKNVKVRQNAIKKALEIAKPEDVMIICGKAHEQSLCFGNTEYPWNDIVETMKLI
- a CDS encoding UDP-N-acetylmuramoyl-tripeptide--D-alanyl-D-alanine ligase encodes the protein MNLLVKELKTDFSSWIFQNIDLETTISQISTDTRTIKPGEFFIPIKGENFDGHNFIADAISKGAVGAMCKADHPIIQKLEKKTPLLIVPSIEEGLKGIANTLRKKIKAQIIGITGSTGKTTTRELLLSVLSQSHKVLGSTGGINTTWGNIRYLFDYTDEDFIVLEIAMDRMGEIKWQCEAMLPDIVTILNIGEVHAGPLGGVENVIKAKKEMADYSVTYQKPIVLNIDDEKISSFTDSVNTKVISVATQKSADYTGKEISLTESGTKFIIYTQNQTFPVTLKIFGEGYVYNALTVAAICRELKLSWEEIQAGLERFSGFENRFQIINPTPYITIVNDAYNANPQSMNMSIATFVELFGTKSGQKIAFLGQMSELGERAESTHKELGELVKTSRFDKIFYIGDYFEHFDVGKKLETIETAKSEYQKIIEAASKDNPVYILVKGSHSTGLYTLTTG
- the murB gene encoding UDP-N-acetylmuramate dehydrogenase translates to MISRNVPIKPYTYYKIGGAAKYFSEVTTVDELAQVLSEWKRICEKENIPLEKVFILGGGSNVLFSDKGFSGLVILNKLKRIEINGAEVTVGSGVSISKLSLSCSKAGLSGLEWAVGLPGTVGGAVVGNSGCFGSEIKDIVKSIIGVNIPSGNQTIYSNKECKFEYRGSGFKGNAEKVFIAEATFLLKVAELEEVMGKSLEIQKARREKQPLEYPSCGSVFKNVPWERLDATCQSELKDFIKTEPMPVVPAGVLIDKAGLKGLSVGGAMVSEKHANFIVNYSGNATSDDVLRLMELVSEQVKDRFGVGLEPEIGIIGD
- a CDS encoding UDP-N-acetylglucosamine 1-carboxyvinyltransferase; amino-acid sequence: MADLIVSGGNKLSGKITPAGNKNAALPIICASLLTDEDVILHNVPDIIDMHKIVESMRALGSKIEWDIQKGDMTINNRAVGSNGADALPMGLRGSVLLLAPMVQRLKNVKLPSTIGGCSLGIRELDPHFEVMKALGADVNVEWGEFDIKIDGRFPGGSYWFDYMAVTATETFLMAASLAKNESMLMNAASEPHVQELCVFLTQMGAKISGIGSSKLVVEGVEKLSGTEYTIGSDHHEITTFLALGAMTGGEVWVTDAVPKHFMLIQRAFKKLGIDIDYEGNTAHVAPNQKLVIEQGYTENMLTKIEAAPWPYFPADLLHLMMALATKAKGQMMFWNKVYEGSFMWLPELQKLGAQVVLCDPHRAIIWGGKKLHPAVINAPDIIRATVALYMVAATIEGETVIKNADVIKRAHPNFVEKLNSLGGKVEWEES